The Anas acuta chromosome 14, bAnaAcu1.1, whole genome shotgun sequence DNA window AACATCAAATTACTAATTCTGCAAATCTGTTGCTGCACGCCACTCTAGTGCACTAACGTGGCATTTGGCAGGGCAGTGTCAATTCTATTCTAGAGATAATGTAAGGGAAAGGCAGGGCAATCTAATGGCTTGCTTCTGGCCATCTCACAATCAACCTGAGATGTTGTTAAAGGAGCTTATGTTATAGCAGGAAAAATGTCTCCTTTGCAAATGACCGGAAATGACACAGCAGCCGTCTCAGGAAGAATGAATATGAATTTACCCATCAAGAATAAGGAAAATTAGAAGATTACAACTTAAGTCTCAAAGATTTCCACACTAAAATGCTTTCTACTTCTTAAAGAGTTTCCCTCTTACGGTGGACATTCACAGAAACTACATATAGTTGGAACATGTAATCTTTAATAAGCAAAAAGCAGATGAACATTTTAATGGGAAATAAATTTGGGCTACTCAGTTTCAAAACTGTACCTGTTTTCTAAGAACTAATTCTGTAAACTTACTAAGATCCATAACACTACAGTTATGAGTCTTATGAATTTCTTGTGCTGTTTCAGTTCTGCTATTCATCCTAATGAATTAATCTTGGTTTTGGGATCAACACTAtataagccaaaaaaaaaaataaataaaaaggatataGGAAGATACTGACCACTGTTGACCTTTTTCTACTCATGTCACTTCACTTATCTATCcctcttgcttttaaaaaacttatgtttaattttttttatccctctttttttaatatatattttttaaatttattaaagcaCCTTTTACTGTTAGACTTTCTGTCTGGGGGAGTGCTCTTTGGCTTTTGAGTACTCAATCATAACAGTAAGTCTTTTCTGAAAACTCTCTCTTTTGATAGgtaaatttgaagaaaaagaagataaagtTCCAAAGTTGGAGCACTTAAATAACCTAGCATACATGTGCAATGTGAACGTGGTATTGAGTAAGAAAAATTTGCTTAGAatggaaatgctgcttttggaaAACTTCAGCTGGAATCTTTGTCTACCCACGCCACCACACTACATTGACTACTACCTCGATGTGTCCATTGGTGAGAATGACCTTTGTGACGGCTGGCCAACCAACTCAGTGACGGAAGTCAAAACTTTCATGGAGAAATATTACTCCTTGATTTCTCAGTGCAAGGTAAGAGGTTTCGGTGACTGATCATCCAAATGATTAtcaaaaatgtgaatgtttctTCTTAGTATCTTACAGGAATTACCCTTGTTCCTCTTAGCTACACACATTAATATTCCACAAATACCTACATAAATTATGTTAAGATGGTTGTGGACTTCAAGATTCTGTAATCTTCCCTAATCAATCCATCAGTAGAACATACTTGGGATGAAAAATTATTCACAACACATGTTGTTAGGATGTGAAGATCCCACCAGGATAATTGGAAGTGAACTGTTCACAGTTCATTTATTGTATATATCTGTGGCCAAAAAGCTGATGTTGCTTGACCGGTGAAAACTTTGGGATATAGACAAGCTCTGTGAACTTACCTTGTCAATAAATCTAACTTCCAATTTGTTTCAGATATTTTGAGAATGACAAAGAAATCAATAACATAAAGAAGCAAGTAACAATCCAACATCAACAACAAGAAGGAATGGAAAATCTGAGCCATCAAGCCAATACTCAGGTTCTATTTCAGCAACCTAGTTACTAACCTTTAGCTCAGCATTCGGCTACTCTTGCCAGTTGCCAGTGTAAGATTTATGCTCTACTTACCGTAACTCCTTACAGGTGCACAGGCCTAGTGGTCTGCTTGCTGGGAGTGCTGACAGCTCATTGCACTCCTGCACTGCTTTTCAGGCCAGCCTTCAGCTGTCTGCTCAGACTCTGCACATCCAAAAGCCTCTTGCTATACAGGTGACCTTAGGAACAGAGCCCAGCCACTGCAGTTCCATGGTTTGTGGTAGCGGTTATTTTACAGGTTATCACTCATATGCAGCTGGGTGTTTTGATGGATGAGTatctgagctggaggaccatgatggtgggaatgacaaactcccaaccaaccCTGAATGTGTGCAGGACTTGCTGCTCCACCTCGATtcatacaagtccatgggtccagatgggatccatcccagggtgcttaaagagctggctgatgtcatcacaggacctctctcaattatttatcaatggtcttgggaatctggagaggtcccagtagactggaaactggcaaatgttgtgcctattttcaagaagggtaaggaagaagaccctagcaattacaggcctatCAGTCTCATGTAAGTGcttggtaaaattatggagaagatgatccttgaagttattgaggTGCCCCTGGGGGACATTGCAGTCACTGGTtccagccaacatgggttcatgaggggtaggtgctgcctaacaaatttgatttccttttatgataaggaaacccatctagttgaccaagggaaaccagatgatgtgatctttttggacttcaacaaggcttttgacacggtttcccataggatcctactggacaaaatgtccagcataaaACTTagcaaaaacatcatatgatgggtgagcaattggctgatgggcagggctcaaagggttgcgGTAAGTGGGGCCACATCTGGAtggcggatggtcactagtggggtccctcaaggctccattttaggaccagtcctcttcaatgtaaatgatttggatgtaggactagaaggtgttttgagcaaatttacCAATGACACCAAAcgtggaggagttgtggactctgagGGTCCaaggaaaggccttgcagagagacctggacagattggagagctgggtgatcaccaactgcatgaagtttaacaaaagcaagtgccaggtcctgcacctgggatggggtAACCCTGGCTTTACGTACAGATTGggcgacgagacgctggagagcagccctgcagaaaggaaactgggggttgtggttgacagcaagttgaatatgagccagctgtgtgccctggcagccaggaaggccaaccgtatcctggggtgcatcaagcacagcatcgctaggcggttgagggaggtgattgtcctgctctaaTCTGCGCtagtgcggcctcacctcgagtactgtgtgcagttctgggcaccacggtacaagaaggacattgaactgttggagagtgtccagaggagggcgacaaagatg harbors:
- the CCNJL gene encoding LOW QUALITY PROTEIN: cyclin-J-like protein (The sequence of the model RefSeq protein was modified relative to this genomic sequence to represent the inferred CDS: substituted 1 base at 1 genomic stop codon), translated to MGRRRIEERWWKGELAADIHQTLRTKELNLPLYKAHSPQIGMCWYFIDLLTILSNCCGLCPTARHLAAYLLDLLMDHYSISVKXLYISAFACLLLASKFEEKEDKVPKLEHLNNLAYMCNVNVVLSKKNLLRMEMLLLENFSWNLCLPTPPHYIDYYLDVSIGENDLCDGWPTNSVTEVKTFMEKYYSLISQCKIF